From the Mastacembelus armatus chromosome 14, fMasArm1.2, whole genome shotgun sequence genome, one window contains:
- the LOC113142564 gene encoding olfactory receptor 1-like, protein MAPDKKAATISNVTFVRPAKFYLSGFSNIPHVTYFYIFLCFVYIMPVVGNVLLLSVIFLVKTLHTPKYMIVFNLALTDLCGSTAVIPKVLDTFLFDNRYIVYEACLSYMFFVVFFLSVQSWTLVTMAYDRFIAICFPLRYHSIVTKPAIAAMLLLVWVAILSLISCMVGLLDRLSFCGSLVIQNFFCDHGPTFRLACNDTSLNYMMAWVVFIVIICLPRILIALTYVCFAIALSRIASHKERVKALKTCTSHLILVAIFYLPLLGTNIAAVTSSLHPNSRMINSALTHTIPSLLNPIIYSLKTEEVLNSVKKLYKNNRLRKITLSSKGSPS, encoded by the coding sequence atggcCCCAGAcaagaaagctgctaccatatctaatgtcacatttgttcgtcctgcaaaattttatctcagtggattttccaacatccctcatgttacatatttttatatcttcctgtgttttgtctatatcatgcctgttgttgggaatgttctgcttctctcagtgattttcctggtcaagactcttcatactcctaaatacatgattgtgttcaacctggctttgacagatttgtgtgggagcactgctgtcatcccaaaagtcttagacacatttttgtttgacaacagatacattgtctatgaggcttgtttaagttatatgttctttgttgtgttctttctaagtgtgcagtcatggacacttgtcactatggcatatgacagatttatagcaatttgcttccctttaaggtaccatagtattgtgactaaaccagctattgctgcaatgctgctgttagtgtgggttgCTATATTGAGTCTAATATCATGCatggttgggctacttgatcgtctctccttctgtggatctttggtgatacaaaacTTTTTCTGTGATCATGGACCAACATTTCGTCTGGCATGTAATGACACATCTTTAAATTACATGATGGCATGGGTTGTGTTTATAGTAATCATTTGTTTACCTCGTATATTAATAGCATTGACATATGTTTGCtttgccatagcactgagcaggattgcatcacataaagaaagagtcaaagcattgaaaacttgtacttctcacctgattcttgtggctattttttACTTACCTCTCTTGGGCACCAATATAGCTGCAGtgacctcctccctccatcctaaTTCCAGGATGATAAACTCTGCTTTAACACACACCATACCATCTTTGCTaaatcctattatatactctttaaagacagaagaagtgctgaactctgTCAagaaactttacaaaaacaataggCTGAGAAAGATAACCTTATCAAGCAAAGGGAGCCCTTCATAA
- the LOC113142565 gene encoding olfactory receptor 5K4-like, with translation MAPDKKAATISNVTFVRPAKFYLSGFSNIPHVTYFYIFLCFVYIMTVVGNVLLLSVIFLVKTLHTPKYMIVFNLALTDLCGSTALIPKVLDTFLSDNRYIVYEACLSYIFFVWFFLSVQSWTLVIMAYDRFIAICFPLRYHSIVTKPAIAAMLLLVWVAILSLISCMVGLLDRLSFCGSLVIQSFYCDHGPTYRLACNDTSLNYTVAVVGFIVVICLPPTLIALTYVCIAIALSRIASQKERVKALKTCTSHMILVAIFYLPLLGTNIAALTSYIHPNARMINSTLAHTIPALLNPIIYSLKTEEMLNSIKKLSKNNRLINLTRGPLYC, from the coding sequence atggcTCCAGAcaagaaagctgctaccatatctaatgtcacatttgttcgtcctgcaaaattttatctcagtggattttccaacatccctcatgttacatatttttatatcttcctgtgttttgtctatatcatgactgttgttgggaatgttctccttctctcagtgattttcctggtcaagactcttcatactcctaaatacatgattgtgttcaacctggctttgacagatttgtgtggcagcactgctctcatcccaaaagtcttagacacatttttgtctgacaacagatacattgtctatgaggcttgtttaagttatatattctttgtttggttctttctaagtgtgcagtcatggacacttgtcattatggcatatgacagatttatagcaatttgcttccctttaaggtaccatagtattgtgactaaaccagctattgctgcaatgctgctgttagtgtgggttgCTATATTGAGTCTAATATCATGCatggttgggctacttgatcgtctctccttctgtggatctttggtgatacaaagcttttactgtgaTCATGGACCAACATATCGTCTGGCATGTAATGACACATCTTTAAATTACACAGTAGCAGTAGTTggttttattgttgtcatttGTTTACCTCCTACATTAATAGCattgacatatgtttgcattgccatagcactgagcaggattgcatcacagaaagaaagagtcaaagcattgaaaacttgtacttctcacatgattcttgtggctattttttACTTACCTCTCTTGGGCACCAACATAGCTGCACTGACCTCCTACATCCATCCTAATGCCAGGATGATAAACTCTACTTTGGCACACACCATACCAGCTTTACTaaatcctattatatactctttaaagacagaagaaatgcTGAACTCTATCAAGAAACTTTCTAAAAACAATAGACTGATCAACCTAACAAGGGGACCTCTCTACTGCTAA